In a genomic window of uncultured Flavobacterium sp.:
- a CDS encoding phosphotransferase, which yields MEELIKTVFKDFYPNKTILTYSAIQFGLINSTYKIETADGDYILQKMNQVVFPNIKSLLNNKIKTTWYLNANGFPTLKFIANREGHFYSQQGQAIWQLSTYIPSVVLDRIDSNIVASQVGDYLAKFHKALLGFPISELEYTIPDFHNTIKRFSDFEESVKNASPERLSNAKESIVFLESNFKTIERVANAINTQKIPVRVVHNDTKIGNMLFDENKNILCIIDFDTVMPGSIFHDVGDSLRTGANKATEEEKDLSKVCFDIEIYEAFMKAYVAEASCFMSEEEADNIHLSLPLILFEQACRFLGDYLNNDSYYTTTYEDQNLVRAKTQIKLMYDVQLYLKTKKEIISK from the coding sequence ATGGAAGAATTAATTAAAACTGTCTTTAAAGATTTTTATCCCAATAAAACAATCCTTACGTATTCTGCCATACAATTTGGTCTGATCAATAGTACTTATAAAATTGAAACTGCTGATGGAGATTATATTTTGCAAAAAATGAATCAGGTTGTTTTTCCCAATATAAAATCGTTACTGAATAATAAGATAAAAACAACTTGGTATTTGAACGCAAATGGGTTTCCTACTTTAAAATTTATTGCAAATAGAGAAGGACATTTTTATTCACAACAAGGTCAGGCGATTTGGCAGCTCTCAACTTATATTCCTTCGGTGGTTCTGGATCGGATTGATTCAAATATAGTTGCAAGTCAGGTTGGGGATTATTTGGCGAAGTTTCATAAAGCATTGCTCGGTTTCCCCATTTCGGAATTAGAATACACAATTCCGGATTTTCATAATACCATAAAAAGATTTTCTGATTTTGAAGAAAGTGTAAAAAATGCTTCGCCGGAAAGATTATCGAATGCTAAAGAATCAATTGTGTTTTTAGAATCTAATTTTAAAACGATAGAACGCGTTGCTAATGCAATAAATACGCAAAAAATTCCTGTGAGAGTTGTGCATAACGATACTAAAATTGGGAATATGCTTTTTGATGAAAATAAAAATATTCTATGCATTATAGATTTTGATACGGTAATGCCCGGAAGTATTTTTCATGATGTAGGTGATAGCTTAAGAACGGGAGCCAATAAAGCTACAGAAGAAGAAAAAGATTTATCAAAAGTATGTTTTGACATAGAAATCTATGAGGCTTTTATGAAAGCTTATGTTGCTGAAGCTTCTTGTTTTATGTCTGAAGAAGAAGCAGATAATATTCATCTCAGTTTACCACTAATTCTTTTTGAACAAGCCTGTCGTTTTTTGGGAGATTATTTAAATAATGACAGTTATTATACTACAACATACGAAGATCAAAATCTGGTGCGAGCAAAAACACAGATTAAGCTTATGTATGATGTACAGTTGTATTTGAAAACAAAAAAAGAAATCATTTCTAAGTAA